A window of the Citrus sinensis cultivar Valencia sweet orange chromosome 9, DVS_A1.0, whole genome shotgun sequence genome harbors these coding sequences:
- the LOC102624214 gene encoding probable tetraacyldisaccharide 4'-kinase, mitochondrial isoform X3 — MVEFLAHCLADSEISPLILTRGYAGGDEVRMLERHLLERPAKIGVGANRAATAASFIEKYGYVDPRDCASSQKNCINPKVGSHLKSGKIGAVILDDGMQHWSLRRDLEIVMVNGLMPWGNRKLLPLGPLREPLMALKRADIAVVHHADLISEQNLKDIELEMRDIKKSLSIFFTRMVPSYLFEVGNINSKIPLTAVCNANVLCVSAIGSANAFVQSLQKLGPCSVNRLDFNDHHSFQARDIEMIKKKLEELEGKFNPKPIVVVTEKDYDRDPEILMHLEAYKVLVLCSKLQIIPCRGCTEDSFKLLLKELVDVK, encoded by the exons GGTTATGCTGGTGGGGATGAAGTGAGAATGCTTGAAAGGCATCTTCTTGAGAGACCTGCAAAGATTGGTGTAGGTGCTAATAGGGCCGCTACTGCTGCTTCTttcattgaaaaatatggTTATGTTGATCCTCGTGACTGTGCATCCTCTCAGAAAAATTGCATCAACCCCAAAGTTGGTAGTCATCTCAAATCAGGAAAAATTGGTGCCGTCATTCTAGATGATGGAATGCAG CACTGGAGCTTGAGGCGTGATCTTGAAATTGTAATGGTAAATGGGTTAATGCCATGGGGAAACAGGAAATTACTACCACTTGGCCCTTTAAGGGAACCTTTGATGGCACTGAAGCGAGCTGATATTGCTGTGGTCCACCATGCAGACTTG ATATCAGAACAAAATCTTAAAGACATTGAGTTAGAGATGCGAGATATTAAGAAAtctctttctattttcttCACTAGAATGGTTCCCTCATACTTATTTGAAGTGGGAAATATCAACTCTAAGATACCATTGACAGCAGTTTGTAATGCTAATGTATTATGTGTTTCTGCTATTGGTTCTGCAAATGCTTTTGTGCAGTCGCTGCAGAAG TTAGGACCATGTTCTGTTAATCGACTGGACTTTAATGACCATCACTCGTTTCAAGCCAGG GATATCGAGATGATAAAAAAGAAGCTTGAAGAACTAGAGGGCAAGTTTAATCCTAAGCCAATTGTTGTTGTAACAGAAAAG GATTATGATCGGGACCCAGAGATTCTGATGCATTTGGAGGCATATAAAGTTCTTGTACTCTGTTCTAAATTACAGATCATACCTTGCAGAGGATGCACTGAGGATAGCTTCAAGTTGCTTTTAAAGGAACTAGTGGATGTAAAATGA